In the Colwellia sp. 20A7 genome, one interval contains:
- a CDS encoding NAD(P)-dependent oxidoreductase: MKYFPVFLDAKNISAMVVGGGEVATRKIELLLKATTHITIMSETVCVSIERLINLHQLTWLAHNYEQGHLTNINLVIAATDNALINEAISKEAIPLNILTNVVDQPELCTYITPAIIDRSPMLIALSSSGSSPILVRMLREQIEKTLPQGYGKLADFSYKFRDHVKARVKGLRNRRSFWESILKGPIGQAVLDGDQQKAEQQLIASIKQEIAPPSGEIIFIHTKNGNPDNLTLNAHRAMQFADAVFYDEDVNNELIEYVRRDAEKFLQTISSSILINYQHAIELAAQGQKVIYLLNGNEVLPKNAALADSDIATQVIISGE; encoded by the coding sequence ATGAAATATTTTCCTGTTTTCCTCGATGCAAAAAATATATCCGCTATGGTGGTTGGCGGTGGAGAAGTGGCTACCCGTAAAATTGAATTACTATTAAAAGCAACGACTCATATCACTATAATGAGCGAAACTGTATGCGTTAGCATTGAACGCTTGATCAATCTTCACCAATTAACTTGGCTAGCACATAATTATGAGCAGGGGCATTTAACGAATATTAATTTAGTGATTGCTGCCACCGATAATGCCCTTATTAATGAAGCGATATCTAAAGAAGCAATACCTCTTAATATATTGACGAATGTAGTAGACCAACCTGAATTATGTACCTATATTACGCCAGCTATCATTGACAGAAGCCCAATGCTTATTGCGCTATCAAGTTCTGGCAGCTCACCGATTCTCGTACGTATGTTAAGAGAGCAAATTGAAAAAACACTTCCTCAAGGCTATGGAAAACTTGCCGATTTTTCATATAAGTTTCGTGATCATGTCAAAGCACGCGTTAAAGGATTACGTAATAGGCGCAGTTTTTGGGAAAGTATTCTTAAAGGGCCTATAGGACAAGCTGTACTTGACGGTGATCAACAAAAAGCAGAACAACAGTTAATTGCCAGTATAAAACAAGAAATAGCGCCGCCTAGCGGTGAAATCATTTTTATTCATACAAAGAACGGTAACCCTGATAACTTAACGCTAAATGCCCATCGAGCGATGCAATTTGCCGATGCTGTTTTCTATGATGAAGATGTTAATAATGAATTAATTGAATATGTACGACGTGATGCTGAAAAGTTTTTACAAACTATCAGCTCGAGTATATTGATTAATTATCAACATGCTATTGAGTTAGCCGCACAAGGCCAAAAAGTTATTTACTTACTAAACGGCAATGAAGTATTACCTAAGAATGCCGCATTAGCGGACAGCGATATAGCCACTCAAGTAATAATAAGTGGCGAATAA
- a CDS encoding di-heme oxidoredictase family protein — MIMFGCNSSSSDDTTKEAEQPQAAYTFVSLLGGDATAIDASDSGHGFSTPMPNLTSEELDKHLTGDTHFETAFTTAPNNEHPDLDGLGPVFNNQDCNSCHQRDGRPSTITLAAGESRVLLGSNAGIFLRMSIDDGECLAPSVENNYCKNVGVDGFGTQLFHRGVLKARDDWQENPFIGQANVYLSYEYSTVTYADGDTVTLKKPVFSIEKPYDVDVENSLNSAILQANVRYSPRNGMPIFGLGLLELISEADILALADENDSNNDGITGRPNWVFDPVKAKNNDPIPVSLGRFGWKASTPSVRVQSLEALRGDMGITNPLFPEESVLNTPLHDSYLARTGFVDTGTDEQGNTEATQQFSDEVVFYAETLAVPARRNINDESVIAGAQLFTQVNCTGCHQPDFITSTGKFFVGGLAAPEVLKGQHIYPFTDMLLHDLGEGLADNRRDFTANGQEWKTRPLWGIGLTKTVNPAAGFLHDGRAGDVEEAILWHGGEAEQSKNAYMALAEADRQSLIDFVMSL; from the coding sequence ATGATTATGTTTGGTTGTAACTCCAGTAGCTCAGATGATACAACCAAAGAAGCCGAGCAACCACAAGCAGCCTATACTTTTGTAAGTTTATTAGGCGGTGATGCAACAGCGATTGATGCTAGCGATTCAGGGCATGGGTTTTCAACACCCATGCCAAATTTAACTTCTGAAGAGTTAGATAAGCATTTAACTGGTGACACACATTTTGAAACCGCCTTTACTACAGCACCGAATAATGAACACCCTGATTTAGACGGTTTAGGGCCAGTATTTAATAATCAAGATTGTAATTCATGTCATCAACGTGATGGACGCCCCTCTACTATTACCTTAGCTGCAGGAGAAAGTCGGGTATTATTGGGCTCTAATGCCGGAATATTTTTACGTATGAGTATTGATGATGGTGAATGTTTGGCGCCATCAGTAGAAAATAATTATTGTAAAAATGTAGGTGTTGATGGTTTTGGTACGCAATTATTCCATCGAGGTGTACTAAAGGCTCGGGATGATTGGCAAGAGAATCCTTTTATTGGTCAAGCTAATGTTTATCTTTCTTATGAATATTCAACGGTAACGTATGCTGATGGTGATACGGTAACCCTTAAAAAACCAGTGTTTTCAATTGAAAAACCTTATGATGTAGACGTTGAAAATTCGCTAAATAGCGCTATTTTGCAAGCGAATGTACGTTACAGCCCAAGAAATGGTATGCCTATATTTGGTTTAGGGTTACTTGAGCTGATTAGTGAGGCTGATATTTTAGCATTAGCCGATGAGAACGATTCTAATAATGACGGTATTACTGGTCGTCCTAATTGGGTTTTTGATCCGGTAAAAGCTAAAAACAATGATCCTATTCCCGTTTCATTAGGACGCTTTGGTTGGAAAGCAAGTACACCTAGTGTTCGAGTACAATCACTTGAAGCGTTACGTGGCGATATGGGGATAACTAACCCCTTATTCCCTGAAGAGAGTGTACTTAATACTCCGTTACACGATAGCTACCTTGCACGTACTGGGTTTGTTGACACAGGTACTGATGAGCAAGGAAATACCGAAGCAACTCAGCAGTTCTCAGATGAAGTGGTTTTTTATGCTGAAACGTTAGCGGTTCCAGCTAGGCGTAATATTAACGATGAGTCAGTGATTGCCGGTGCACAATTATTTACCCAAGTGAATTGTACTGGGTGTCATCAACCTGATTTTATTACGTCTACAGGCAAATTTTTTGTGGGTGGTTTAGCTGCGCCAGAGGTACTAAAAGGGCAACATATTTATCCATTTACCGATATGTTATTACATGACTTAGGCGAAGGACTCGCTGATAACCGTCGTGATTTTACCGCGAATGGTCAGGAATGGAAAACTCGGCCTTTGTGGGGAATCGGTTTAACTAAAACAGTGAACCCAGCGGCAGGGTTTTTACATGATGGTAGGGCTGGAGATGTTGAAGAAGCTATTCTATGGCACGGTGGTGAAGCCGAGCAAAGTAAAAATGCTTATATGGCTTTAGCGGAAGCTGATCGTCAATCATTAATCGATTTTGTTATGTCGTTGTAG
- a CDS encoding imelysin family protein, translating into MIFKKSLLAAAISALVLTACGGSSSDAETPTVVETNFSFEATEMITNLTNDVIVAGYQNLNDGAADFLLATQNLVNTPTDKNLALAQQAWKDVRVPWEQGESHIFGPVDALSIDPHLDTWPLNTSDLEALLASQASFSADELKTFNDDVQGFHTMEFLLFGDGVEDNEKSIDEMTTLESEYLSAAAEVFKTYTQSLLDAWIVANDPNDANSPAYKDLLLTTNNDIYASQLGVVEELINGMIGIIDEVGNGKIAEPFGSNIDNIDTSKVESQYSWNSLADFTDNIRGVQNVYRGEFSGQADKAGIIDFVNAADADLATRVDTEIMDAIAAIEAIAGESDLPFRQAINDADARVRIQAAIDALSTLQTSFENDVLTKLQDWQQ; encoded by the coding sequence ATGATATTTAAGAAATCTTTATTAGCAGCGGCTATCTCGGCATTAGTACTAACGGCTTGTGGTGGTAGTTCGTCAGACGCTGAAACGCCTACCGTTGTGGAAACTAATTTCAGCTTTGAAGCAACTGAAATGATTACTAATTTAACTAATGATGTGATCGTTGCGGGCTATCAAAACCTTAATGATGGTGCGGCAGACTTTTTATTAGCAACTCAAAATTTGGTAAACACACCAACAGATAAGAATTTAGCGTTAGCTCAGCAAGCTTGGAAAGATGTTAGAGTACCTTGGGAGCAAGGTGAATCACACATCTTTGGCCCAGTTGACGCACTTTCTATTGATCCTCATTTAGATACTTGGCCGTTAAATACCAGCGATTTAGAGGCGTTATTAGCATCTCAAGCAAGTTTTAGTGCTGATGAACTCAAAACGTTTAATGATGATGTTCAAGGTTTTCATACCATGGAGTTTCTATTGTTTGGTGATGGTGTAGAAGATAATGAGAAAAGCATTGATGAAATGACTACACTTGAAAGTGAGTATTTATCTGCTGCTGCAGAAGTATTTAAAACTTATACGCAATCATTGTTAGATGCATGGATAGTTGCGAATGATCCGAATGATGCTAATTCACCGGCATACAAAGACTTATTATTGACTACGAATAATGATATTTATGCATCTCAGTTGGGTGTAGTAGAAGAATTAATCAACGGTATGATTGGTATTATTGATGAGGTAGGTAATGGCAAAATAGCGGAACCGTTTGGTAGTAATATCGACAATATTGATACTTCTAAAGTGGAATCACAATATAGCTGGAATTCACTCGCTGATTTTACTGACAATATTCGTGGCGTACAAAATGTTTATCGCGGTGAGTTTTCAGGGCAGGCTGATAAAGCCGGTATTATTGATTTTGTTAATGCAGCTGATGCTGATCTTGCCACAAGAGTAGATACTGAAATAATGGATGCTATTGCAGCCATTGAAGCGATTGCTGGTGAGAGTGATTTACCTTTTAGGCAAGCCATTAATGATGCTGATGCGCGTGTGAGAATTCAAGCAGCGATAGATGCTTTATCAACGTTACAAACCTCTTTTGAAAATGATGTCTTAACTAAACTACAAGATTGGCAACAATAG
- a CDS encoding HAD-IIB family hydrolase, whose amino-acid sequence MLPTVIFSDLDGTLLDHYTYQSTPASATLEQLKNAKTPVVLNTSKTLAELEIINQNLNLNAPFIIENGAAIYIPIGTFEKQPENTQTVDGFWVKSFCLPREYWLALLSEKSSDFSNQYQGFSTLTDLELAEITGLSLDDANRAKQRQFGEPIHWLGDEETKKHFIEYMLDLGANVVQGGRFIHIGDYCDKGQALIWLAERYREHYNSSIVTIALGDGENDNSMLEAADFAVQIRSPVHEFPTLYRQYQTTKTKSYGPEGWAEAIQQLLSNSINSEVNHG is encoded by the coding sequence ATGTTACCAACCGTGATATTCAGTGATCTAGATGGAACTTTGCTTGATCATTACACTTATCAATCAACGCCCGCAAGCGCAACTCTTGAGCAGTTAAAAAATGCCAAAACACCTGTTGTTTTAAATACCAGCAAAACGCTCGCTGAACTAGAAATTATTAACCAAAACCTTAATCTTAATGCACCATTTATTATTGAGAATGGCGCAGCGATATATATACCTATTGGTACCTTTGAAAAGCAACCTGAAAACACCCAGACTGTTGATGGATTTTGGGTAAAATCATTTTGCCTACCTCGAGAGTATTGGCTGGCATTATTATCTGAAAAATCATCTGATTTTTCTAACCAATACCAAGGGTTTTCAACATTAACTGACTTGGAATTAGCAGAAATAACGGGGTTATCTCTAGATGACGCTAATAGAGCAAAACAAAGACAATTTGGTGAACCAATTCATTGGTTAGGTGATGAAGAAACTAAAAAACACTTTATTGAATACATGCTTGATTTAGGCGCAAATGTTGTTCAAGGAGGCCGGTTCATTCATATAGGTGACTATTGCGATAAAGGCCAAGCGTTAATTTGGTTGGCAGAGCGATACCGCGAGCATTACAACAGCTCAATAGTAACTATTGCCTTAGGTGATGGAGAAAATGATAACTCAATGTTAGAAGCTGCCGACTTTGCAGTACAAATTCGTTCACCTGTGCATGAATTTCCAACGTTATATCGTCAATACCAAACAACTAAAACAAAATCATATGGGCCCGAAGGTTGGGCAGAAGCAATACAACAACTGCTATCAAATTCAATTAACTCAGAGGTAAATCATGGCTGA
- a CDS encoding glycosyl transferase, with the protein MADFYQNGTVTTLHNLAQRESADMAAELLEFSKKRPLGLILPSLFSELEGKALPDIISKLKGVEYLSEIVIGLDRADLDQYKHALSFFGELPQHHKVLWNDGPRLQAIDAKLQELGLAPKELGKGRNVWYCMGYILASGKAESIALHDCDILTYERELLDRLLYPVANPLFNYEFSKGYYARVASGKINGRVSRLLVTPLIKALKKTVGHCDYLEYMDSFLYPLAGEFSFRRDVLSDIRIPSDWGLEIGVLSEMYRNYAPNRICQVDIAATYDHKHQDLSLDNDQGGLSKMSVDITKSFIRKLATQGETFTSEKFRTLKATYYRIALDYVETYRNDAMMNGLQLDIHNEEKAVEMFAENILTAGHTFLEQPMDTPFIPSWNRVVSAIPDILSQLKEAVELDNAEFSQSLK; encoded by the coding sequence ATGGCTGATTTTTATCAAAACGGAACAGTAACAACGTTACATAATTTAGCACAACGTGAATCCGCAGATATGGCGGCCGAATTATTAGAATTTTCAAAAAAACGTCCTTTAGGCCTTATTCTACCTTCATTGTTTTCAGAGCTAGAAGGCAAAGCCTTACCTGATATTATCAGCAAACTTAAAGGTGTAGAGTATTTATCTGAAATAGTTATTGGTTTAGACCGTGCTGATTTAGACCAATATAAACATGCGTTATCATTTTTTGGTGAGCTACCACAACACCATAAAGTACTGTGGAATGATGGTCCTAGATTACAAGCAATCGACGCAAAATTACAAGAACTTGGCCTAGCACCGAAAGAATTAGGCAAAGGTCGTAATGTTTGGTATTGCATGGGCTATATTTTAGCGTCTGGTAAAGCTGAATCAATTGCTTTACATGATTGTGATATTTTAACTTACGAAAGAGAATTACTCGACAGATTGCTCTACCCTGTTGCCAACCCACTGTTTAACTATGAGTTTTCTAAAGGTTATTATGCACGTGTTGCCAGTGGAAAAATTAATGGCAGAGTCTCACGTTTATTAGTAACACCGTTAATTAAAGCATTAAAGAAAACCGTTGGTCACTGTGATTACCTTGAATATATGGACAGTTTTTTATACCCATTAGCCGGTGAGTTTTCTTTCCGCCGAGATGTATTAAGTGATATTCGTATTCCAAGTGATTGGGGCTTAGAGATTGGTGTACTTTCTGAAATGTATCGTAATTACGCGCCAAACCGTATATGCCAAGTTGATATTGCGGCAACCTATGATCATAAGCATCAAGATTTGTCTTTAGATAATGATCAAGGCGGTTTATCAAAAATGTCAGTTGATATTACTAAATCATTTATTCGAAAACTCGCCACACAGGGCGAAACATTCACCTCTGAAAAATTTAGAACATTAAAAGCTACTTACTATCGTATTGCTTTAGATTATGTTGAGACTTATCGAAATGACGCCATGATGAATGGACTACAACTCGATATTCATAACGAAGAAAAAGCGGTAGAAATGTTCGCTGAAAATATATTAACTGCAGGTCATACTTTCTTAGAGCAACCTATGGATACGCCTTTTATTCCTTCTTGGAACCGAGTAGTAAGTGCTATACCAGATATTTTATCGCAGTTAAAAGAAGCGGTAGAATTAGACAATGCAGAATTTAGTCAGTCCTTGAAGTAA
- a CDS encoding sugar phosphorylase: MSAQINLLKEKLVQQLTCIYKDVPLETSCDDIAQALIDIMRLSTTFEVAEPFKNHWSEEDVILITYGDSVVSEGQAPLKTLKHFLDTKIKNTINSIHILPFFPYSSDDGFAVIDYSSVNESLGAWDDIESISQDYNFMSDLVINHCSSRSIWFDNFVKGEGIGNDFFFTALPDDDLSDVVRPRTSPLLKEIETSNGKKFVWCTFSHDQVDFDFRNPEVLKAFTTIIRQYLDSGVKIFRFDAIAFLWKVAGTTSINLPQTHEVVRLLRTLIESAQSDAIIITETNIPNTQNLTYFGNANEAHGIYNFSLPPLLLNTLLTGSCLYLKRWLMSMPPPQNGTMYFNFIASHDGIGLRPAEGLLSEEELDNLVKTVEGFGGKISWRTTEGGDQKAYEMNIALYDAMQGTVNGKDQWNFERFICAHAIMFALEGIPGIYIHSLIGTQNDYKKLSNTHHNRSINRHRWDEELLAEALKDENLHHAKVLSSLTSLLDTRIKQPAFHPNATQFTLHLGLSLFGFWRQSQDRKQSIFCVSNITDKPLSLPLSELNLIVTESWIELITGAEVTDLTESITLLPYQTVWIANIKAQ, encoded by the coding sequence ATGTCCGCACAAATTAATCTATTGAAAGAAAAGTTAGTTCAGCAGCTGACTTGTATCTATAAAGACGTTCCGCTCGAAACCTCATGTGACGATATTGCACAAGCGCTTATCGATATCATGCGGTTATCAACAACGTTTGAGGTTGCTGAGCCTTTTAAAAATCACTGGTCTGAAGAAGATGTTATATTGATCACCTATGGTGATAGCGTAGTAAGTGAGGGACAAGCTCCTTTAAAAACGTTGAAACACTTCTTAGACACAAAAATAAAAAACACGATTAATAGCATACATATATTACCTTTTTTCCCATACAGTTCAGACGATGGTTTTGCTGTTATTGATTATTCATCAGTTAATGAATCGTTGGGCGCTTGGGATGATATTGAATCCATTAGCCAAGACTATAACTTTATGTCTGACTTGGTCATTAATCATTGTTCAAGTCGCAGTATTTGGTTTGACAATTTTGTAAAAGGAGAAGGTATTGGAAATGATTTCTTTTTCACAGCATTACCAGACGATGACCTATCTGATGTTGTTAGGCCTCGCACTTCCCCGCTATTAAAAGAAATAGAAACCAGTAACGGTAAAAAGTTTGTCTGGTGTACTTTTAGTCACGACCAAGTCGATTTTGACTTTCGTAACCCTGAAGTATTAAAAGCCTTTACTACTATTATCAGACAATATCTTGATAGTGGCGTTAAAATCTTTCGTTTTGATGCCATTGCCTTTTTGTGGAAAGTAGCCGGCACAACAAGTATTAATTTACCTCAAACACACGAAGTAGTGAGATTATTAAGAACCTTAATTGAGTCTGCCCAATCAGATGCAATTATCATTACCGAAACAAACATTCCTAATACCCAAAACCTTACCTATTTTGGTAACGCCAACGAAGCTCATGGCATATATAACTTTTCATTACCACCGCTATTATTAAACACCTTACTTACCGGTAGCTGCTTATACTTAAAACGCTGGTTAATGAGTATGCCGCCACCACAAAATGGCACTATGTATTTTAACTTTATTGCTTCTCACGACGGTATTGGCTTACGTCCTGCTGAAGGCTTATTGAGTGAAGAAGAGCTTGATAACTTAGTTAAAACGGTTGAAGGCTTTGGCGGAAAAATATCATGGCGAACCACAGAAGGTGGCGATCAAAAAGCGTATGAAATGAATATAGCCTTGTATGATGCTATGCAAGGTACGGTTAATGGGAAAGATCAATGGAATTTTGAGCGGTTCATTTGTGCTCACGCGATCATGTTTGCCCTTGAAGGCATCCCTGGCATTTATATTCATAGCCTTATAGGTACTCAAAACGACTATAAAAAGCTATCAAACACCCATCATAATCGTTCTATTAATCGACACCGTTGGGATGAGGAGTTATTAGCTGAAGCACTAAAAGATGAAAATTTGCATCATGCCAAAGTACTGTCATCATTAACCTCGTTGCTAGACACTCGCATAAAACAACCAGCGTTTCATCCTAATGCTACTCAATTTACTTTGCATTTAGGTTTATCATTATTTGGCTTTTGGCGACAAAGCCAAGACAGAAAACAAAGCATTTTTTGTGTCAGTAATATCACAGATAAACCGTTGTCTTTGCCTTTAAGTGAACTCAATTTAATTGTTACCGAGAGCTGGATTGAATTAATTACCGGTGCAGAGGTAACAGACTTAACTGAATCTATCACCTTATTACCTTATCAAACGGTTTGGATTGCTAACATTAAAGCACAGTAG
- a CDS encoding VOC family protein: MTKGLNHLGLTVKNVQASADFFINTLGWKKAGGYPDYPSIFVTDGEIFLTLWQTNDVENTVEFNRKNNVGLHHLALTVTSEEILSELHRRFKLVPNLIIEFAPELNGKGPTIHMMIREPSGNRIEFSYTPVKESS, encoded by the coding sequence ATGACAAAAGGCCTAAATCATTTAGGCTTAACAGTGAAAAACGTTCAAGCATCAGCTGACTTTTTTATTAATACCTTAGGCTGGAAAAAAGCAGGTGGCTATCCTGACTACCCCTCAATATTTGTTACTGATGGCGAAATTTTCCTAACACTTTGGCAAACTAACGATGTGGAAAATACCGTGGAATTTAACAGAAAAAACAATGTGGGTTTACATCACCTTGCACTAACCGTGACAAGCGAAGAAATATTATCTGAATTACATCGTAGATTTAAACTAGTACCTAATTTAATCATAGAGTTCGCCCCAGAATTAAATGGTAAAGGTCCAACAATACACATGATGATTAGAGAGCCAAGTGGTAATCGTATTGAATTTTCCTACACCCCAGTGAAGGAATCCTCCTAA
- a CDS encoding ABC transporter permease, translated as MIKAQKRTSFQIMTSTVHALLMRELKTRFGANRLGYFWAIAEPVAQASVMALIFTLLGRTSVSGIPIALFLFTGILPFKFFGKLIPQVGAAVSANKALFTYRQVTAIDPIITRALIETVTFIIVYIVILGTMAWLGFDVLPDDLLALFAACFLLLTMAVGIGLLLCCAITYWPDAGKLFAMVMSPMFFISGVLYCATMIPEQYWYLFSWNPIFHIIELSRDAFFTSYKTPIGDWYFVSFVALSSLSLGLMAFRINRYRFIN; from the coding sequence ATGATTAAAGCACAAAAAAGAACATCATTTCAAATTATGACCTCAACTGTTCATGCGCTATTAATGCGAGAACTAAAAACCCGCTTTGGCGCTAACCGTTTAGGCTATTTTTGGGCTATTGCAGAGCCAGTGGCACAAGCATCTGTTATGGCGCTAATATTCACATTACTAGGACGAACTAGTGTATCTGGTATCCCTATCGCACTATTTCTTTTTACCGGAATATTACCGTTTAAATTTTTTGGTAAGTTAATACCTCAAGTGGGCGCAGCAGTCAGCGCTAATAAGGCATTATTTACTTATCGGCAAGTAACCGCTATCGATCCAATAATTACACGAGCACTAATCGAAACAGTCACTTTTATTATTGTTTATATAGTCATACTGGGCACAATGGCTTGGCTAGGTTTTGATGTATTACCAGATGACTTATTAGCGCTATTTGCTGCTTGTTTTTTATTATTAACTATGGCTGTAGGTATTGGCTTACTCCTGTGTTGCGCCATCACTTATTGGCCAGATGCTGGAAAACTATTCGCTATGGTTATGTCTCCCATGTTTTTTATTTCAGGTGTTTTATATTGCGCTACCATGATACCTGAACAATATTGGTATCTATTTAGCTGGAACCCAATATTCCATATAATTGAACTAAGCCGAGATGCTTTTTTCACTTCATATAAAACTCCTATTGGAGATTGGTATTTTGTCAGTTTTGTAGCCTTAAGCAGTCTCTCTCTTGGATTAATGGCTTTTAGAATAAACAGGTACAGGTTTATTAACTAA
- a CDS encoding ABC transporter ATP-binding protein, whose product MIHFENVSKYYATKQGRHYVLKNVNLALPTDRNIAVLGPNGVGKSTLIKMLGGADFPNKGKINSTEKISWPLGLQGGLQGSMSARENVRFVARIHGYKNTKPIEQLVEDFAEIGKFFNEPVKNYSSGMKARVAFGLTMAFDFDFDVLLVDELGAVGDANFRRKSEALLKEKYEKTKLIMVSHSMGELRKNCQAGLVIINQNLRYHTDIESAIKEYENHYVTTK is encoded by the coding sequence ATGATACATTTTGAAAATGTCAGTAAATATTACGCAACAAAACAAGGGCGGCATTACGTTCTTAAAAATGTTAACTTAGCATTACCAACGGATCGTAATATCGCCGTACTAGGCCCAAACGGTGTTGGTAAATCAACGTTAATAAAAATGTTAGGTGGTGCAGACTTCCCTAATAAAGGAAAAATAAACTCAACAGAAAAAATATCATGGCCACTGGGGTTACAAGGCGGCTTGCAAGGCTCGATGAGCGCACGTGAAAATGTACGATTTGTAGCGCGAATACATGGTTATAAAAATACTAAACCAATCGAGCAATTAGTAGAAGACTTTGCCGAAATAGGTAAGTTTTTTAATGAACCGGTTAAAAACTATTCTAGCGGTATGAAAGCTCGCGTGGCTTTCGGTTTAACCATGGCATTTGATTTTGACTTTGATGTACTACTTGTAGATGAACTTGGCGCTGTTGGCGATGCAAACTTTCGACGAAAAAGTGAAGCCTTATTAAAAGAGAAATATGAAAAAACCAAACTAATTATGGTTAGCCATTCAATGGGTGAACTACGTAAAAACTGTCAAGCGGGGTTGGTTATTATTAATCAAAACCTGAGATATCATACAGACATTGAGTCTGCAATTAAAGAATATGAAAACCACTATGTCACAACCAAATAA
- a CDS encoding lipopolysaccharide biosynthesis protein — MSQPNKKELGSVARKARKLKRKPLQFIADSRAYIKAKKTAYYTAAKLGSFIIVLAAVLAIIGYYTLIASPRYVSESQFVVKEIGSNDIPLAGLMSIANSSPNVRDALILQKYIQSRSMAVALEESVGLKQHYQAGDWDWFSRLTGNGSVEQYHAYYQDHILVHYDEMSEVLMVEVQTFDAEFSLTVANQIITISETLINQLGQKMVTQQLDYAQQDVNRAYSQLKKYQSELISFQDKFKLYNPEQQGSAIVSAMNALEAKIIEEETKLKSLSSFMRADSADIKAINRNIDALKTQLTQEKNRLTNQEQQSLNKINLDYQEIKLNSQLAADLYKSSLASLEVIRSEAFRTLKHLLVIEQPILAQEDKYPRRLYSIFTWFIAMLLIYGVLKMVVAVIKEHKE, encoded by the coding sequence ATGTCACAACCAAATAAGAAAGAGCTTGGCTCTGTCGCACGCAAGGCTCGAAAACTTAAACGTAAACCTTTGCAATTTATTGCCGATTCTAGAGCTTATATAAAAGCAAAGAAAACAGCTTATTACACAGCAGCAAAACTGGGCTCATTTATTATTGTTCTTGCGGCTGTACTGGCTATTATCGGCTACTATACTCTTATTGCTTCACCTCGCTATGTCAGCGAAAGTCAATTTGTCGTAAAAGAGATTGGCTCTAATGACATTCCACTAGCAGGGTTAATGTCTATTGCCAATAGTTCACCTAATGTTCGTGACGCTTTAATTTTACAAAAATATATTCAGTCACGTTCTATGGCTGTAGCACTTGAAGAAAGTGTTGGTTTAAAACAGCATTATCAAGCCGGTGACTGGGATTGGTTTAGCCGTCTCACCGGTAATGGTAGCGTTGAGCAATATCACGCCTATTATCAAGATCATATTCTGGTGCATTACGACGAAATGTCAGAAGTACTGATGGTTGAGGTACAAACCTTTGATGCTGAATTTTCGTTAACAGTGGCTAATCAAATCATTACTATAAGTGAAACCTTAATTAACCAGCTTGGGCAAAAAATGGTGACTCAGCAGTTAGATTATGCCCAACAAGATGTCAATCGCGCTTATAGTCAACTGAAAAAATACCAAAGTGAGCTTATTAGCTTTCAAGATAAATTTAAGCTATACAACCCCGAGCAACAAGGCAGTGCCATAGTATCAGCAATGAATGCGCTTGAAGCTAAAATAATAGAAGAAGAAACTAAGCTTAAATCGTTATCGTCTTTTATGCGTGCCGACTCTGCCGATATAAAAGCCATAAACAGAAATATTGATGCATTAAAAACACAATTAACCCAAGAAAAAAATCGTTTAACTAATCAAGAGCAACAATCATTAAATAAAATCAACTTAGATTACCAAGAAATCAAGTTAAATAGCCAACTAGCCGCAGACCTTTATAAGTCGTCATTAGCAAGTTTAGAAGTTATTCGTAGTGAGGCTTTTAGAACCCTAAAACATTTACTTGTTATAGAGCAGCCCATTTTGGCGCAAGAAGATAAATACCCTCGTCGTTTATACAGCATTTTTACCTGGTTTATCGCCATGCTTTTAATCTATGGCGTGTTAAAAATGGTAGTGGCCGTTATTAAGGAACACAAAGAGTGA